A single genomic interval of Daucus carota subsp. sativus chromosome 1, DH1 v3.0, whole genome shotgun sequence harbors:
- the LOC108212018 gene encoding ATP-citrate synthase beta chain protein 2: protein MATGQIFSRTTQALFYNYKQLPIQRMLDFDFLCGRDTPSVAGIINPGSEGFQKLFFGQEEIAIPVHSTIEAACAAHPTADVFINFASFRSAADSSKSALKQPTIRVVAIIAEGVPESDTKELIAFARANNKVVIGPATVGGIQAGAFKIGDTAGTIDNIIQCKLYRPGSVGFVSKSGGMSNEMYNTIARVTDGIYEGIAIGGDVFPGSTLSDHVLRFNNIPQVKMIVVLGELGGRDEYSLVEALKEGKINKPVVAWVSGTCARLFKSEVQFGHAGAKSGGEMESAQAKNQALKDAGAVVPTSYEAFETSIKETFEKLAEGGEISPIKEVQPPQIPEDLSSAIKSGKVRAPTHIISTISDDRGEEPCYAGVPMSSIVEQGYGVGDVISLLWFKRSLPRYCTQFIEICIMLCADHGPCVSGAHNTIVTARAGKDLVSSLVSGLLTIGPRFGGAIDDAARYFKDAYDRNLTPYEFVESMKKKGIRVPGIGHRIKRGDNRDKRVELLQLFARTHFPSVKYMEYAVQVENYTLSKANNLVLNVDGAIGSLFLDLLAGSGMFTKPEIDEIVGIGYLNGLFVLARSIGLIGHTFDQKRLKQPLYRHPWEDVLYTK from the exons ATGGCTACTGGACAAATATTTTCAAGGACTACACAAGCATTGTTCTACAACTATAAACAACTACCTATCCAACGGATGCTTGATTTTGACTTTCTTTGTG GTAGGGATACACCGTCAGTTGCTGGAATAATAAATCCTGGTTCAGAAGGATTTCAGAAACTCTTTTTTGGCCAGGAAGAAATCGCCATACCAGTACACTCAAC CATTGAAGCTGCCTGTGCTGCGCACCCTACTGCTGATGTATTTATTAACTTCGCATCATTCAGAAG TGCTGCTGATTCATCTAAATCGGCTCTAAAACAGCCAACTATTAGGGTTGTGGCTATAATAGCTGAAGGTGTTCCAGAGTCTGACACCAAGGAATTGATTGCATTTGCAAGAGCAAACAATAAG GTTGTTATTGGCCCTGCTACTGTTGGGGGTATTCAGGCTGGGGCTTTTAAGATTGGTGACACTGCTGGAACAATAGATAACATCATTCAATGCAAGCTTTATAGGCCTGGATCTGTAGGATTCGTCTCAAAATct GGTGGTATGTCCAATGAAATGTACAATACAATTGCTCGTGTGACTGATGGAATTTATGAAG GTATTGCCATTGGAGGAGATGTGTTTCCAGGTTCAACCCTGTCTGATCATGTTTTGCGCTTTAACAACATTCCTCAG GTCAAAATGATAGTTGTACTTGGGGAGCTTGGTGGGCGAGATGAATATTCCTTAGTTGAAGCCCTAAAAGAGGGAAAAATTAACAAACCAGTAGTTGCCTGGGTCAGTGGAACTTGTGCAAGACTTTTCAAATCAGAAGTACAATTTGGTCATGCG GGGGCGAAGAGTGGTGGAGAAATGGAGTCTGCACAGGCCAAGAATCAGGCACTTAAGGATGCTGGGGCCGTTGTTCCAACTTCATACGAAGCCTTCGAAACTTCAATCAAGGAAACATTTGAGAAATTG GCTGAAGGAGGGGAGATTTCACCGATAAAGGAAGTTCAACCTCCGCAAATCCCTGAGGATCTTAGTTCTGCGATCAAGAGTGGAAAAGTACGAGCTCCAACTCATATTATATCTACCATCTCTGATGATAGAG GTGAAGAGCCATGTTATGCTGGTGTTCCCATGTCCTCCATTGTTGAACAAGGATATGGTGTTGGTGACGTTATCTCCCTATTGTGGTTCAAGCGCAGCCTTCCTCGTTACTGTACACAATTTATTGAG ATTTGCATTATGTTATGTGCCGACCATGGTCCTTGTGTATCTGGTGCTCACAACACAATAGTAACAGCAAGGGCTGGAAAAGACCTTGTGTCTAGTCTTGTTTCAG GTTTGTTAACAATTGGTCCACGTTTTGGTGGGGCTATTGATGATGCCGCTAGATACTTTAAGGATGCTTATGACAGG AATCTTACACCTTATGAATTTGTTGAAAGTATGAAAAAGAAAGGAATTCGTGTTCCAGGAATCGGACATAG gATAAAGAGAGGTGACAACAGAGATAAGCGAGTAGAGCTTCTACAGCTCTTTGCACGTACTCATTTTCCTTCTGTAAAGTACATGGAGTATGCAGTTCAAGTTGAAAACTACACTCTCTCAAAGGCAAATAACCTGGTACTTAATGTTGATGGTGCCATTGGATCTCTGTTCTTGGATCTCTTAGCTGGGAGTGGAATGTTCACCAAACCAGAAATTGATGAGATTGTTGGTATTGGTTATCTGAATGGGCTTTTTGTCCTTGCCCGCTCCATTGGTCTCATTGG GCATACCTTTGACCAAAAGAGACTGAAGCAGCCACTATATCGTCACCCATGGGAAGATGTTCTTTATACAAAATGA
- the LOC108204654 gene encoding serine/threonine-protein kinase oca2 isoform X2 — MENKTEELIKKIQVLESEHEQLKQEMSKLIISGDHHRRSQSISPQRRRRFAGDSGSLAAFRKGSASFRHSSPLRRESRSTVVAAGAEPENTAAAAAAEFSDSQYLSILESMGQSVHIFDLNFHIFYWNPTAQRLYGYSATEAHGQNVIDLLLDPEDCVSGHNILNHTLSMRETWTGKFPTKTKRGARLEVIATNSPFYDDNGNLIGVICVSNDSRPFEDMSSALLAAQKVDTDSSVVSRPRRIASAKLGLNPQQPLQVAIASKISDLASKVSSKVKSKMKTDDGIMDREGGSGGSHNSDHGFSDTSLFEQKEDAASSGGSTPRGEIHPSSFGVFSHTAHDVYLNGKESRDCGDEYEGKIGIHKIITSKAEAWMSKKNITWPWKVNGQERLEPRSANTVLPQLNAAQESNLAHKMTHNTSARPDNHEFENNRSPHKEAPGSWPSINVYSSGSLSSCGSTSSSTINRVDMEADSLDCEILWEDLTIGEQIGQGSCGTVYHGLWYGSDVAIKVFSKQEYSDDVIFAFREEVALMKRLRHPNILLFMGAVSSPERLCIVTEFLPRGSLFRLLQKGTSQKSASRLDWRRRVHMALDIARGMNYLHHCSPPIVHRDLKSSNLLVDKSWNVKVGDFGLSRLKYGQFLETITGKGTWMAPEVLRNEPSDEKSDVYSYGVVLWELATEKIPWDHLNSMQVIGAVGFMNQRLEIPNDVDARWASLIESCFQSEPKDRPTFQELLERLKDLQRQYAIQFKQNTSMQDIPP, encoded by the exons ATGGAGAATAAAACAGAGGAGCTGATAAAGAAGATCCAAGTGTTGGAATCAGAGCATGAGCAACTCAAGCAGGAGATGTCTAAGTTAATCATCTCCGGCGATCATCACCGACGGTCTCAGTCTATTTCGCCGCAGAGACGCCGGAGATTCGCCGGAGATTCTGGCTCCTTAGCTGCATTTAGAAAAGGCTCTGCTTCTTTCAGGCATTCTTCGCCTTTGAGGAGAGAGAGTAGGAGTACTGTTGTTGCAGCTGGTGCTGAGCCGGAGAAtacggcggcggcggcggcggcggagTTTAGTGATAGTCAGTATTTGAGTATACTAGAGTCTATGGGACAGTCGGTTCatatatttgatttgaattttcACATTTTTTACTG GAATCCAACAGCACAACGGTTGTATGGATATTCTGCTACTGAAGCTCATGGACAGAATGTTATTGACCTACTACTGGATCCAGAAGACTGTGTTTCAggtcataatatattaaatcatacTTTGAGTATGAGGGAGACTTGGACAGGGAAGTTTCCGACTAAGACAAAGAGAGGTGCAAGACTTGAAGTTATTGCCACTAACTCTCCGTTTTATGATGATAATGGCAATTTGATTGGGGTTATTTGTGTATCAAATGATTCTAGACCATTTGAAGATATGAGTTCAGCTTTGCTTGCTGCACAGAAAGTTGATACTGATTCGAGTGTTGTTAGCCGGCCAAGGAGAATTGCTTCAGCTAAACTTGGGCTAAATCCTCAACAGCCTCTGCAGGTTGCGATTGCCTCGAAGATATCAGATTTG GCTTCCAAGGTGAGCAGCAAGGTCAAGTCGAAGATGAAGACAGACGATGGCATTATGGACCGTGAAGGAGGAAGTGGTGGAAGTCATAATTCTGATCATGGCTTTTCAGATACTTCTTTGTTTGAACAAAAGGAAGATGCTGCTTCAAGTGGTGGTAGTACCCCTAGGGGAGAGATTCACCCATCTTCATTTGGAGTCTTTTCTCACACTGCTCATGATGTATATCTGAATGGCAAAGAATCGAGAGATTGTGGTGATGAGTATGAGGGAAAAATTGGGATCCATAAGATTATTACTTCAAAGGCAGAGGCATGGATGAGCAAGAAAAATATAACATGGCCATGGAAAGTAAATGGACAGGAAAGGTTGGAACCAAGAAGTGCTAACACCGTCCTGCCCCAGTTAAATGCTGCTCAGGAGAGTAATTTAGCTCATAAAATGACCCATAACACATCTGCAAGACCAGATAATCATGAGTTTGAAAACAACAGATCACCACACAAGGAGGCTCCGGGGTCCTGGCCATCAATAAATGTTTACAGCTCAGGCAGTTTAAGTAGCTGCGGTAGCACGAGTAGTAGTACCATTAATAGAGTGGACATGGAGGCTGATTCTCTGGACTGTGAAATCTTGTGGGAAGACTTGACAATTGGAGAACAAATTGGGCAag GTTCTTGTGGAACTGTTTATCATGGCCTGTGGTATGGATCA GATGTTGCCATCAAAGTATTTTCTAAGCAAGAATATTCAGATGATGTCATATTTGCTTTCAGAGAAGAG GTTGCTCTCATGAAAAGGCTTCGACATCCAAACATTTTGCTTTTTATGGGTGCTGTGTCTTCACCTGAGCGGCTCTGCATTGTGACAGAGTTCCTTCCTCG TGGAAGTTTGTTTAGATTGCTACAAAAAGGCACTTCACAGAAAAGTGCTTCACGATTAGACTGGAGACGGCGTGTGCATATGGCCTTGGATATA GCAAGAGGAATGAATTATCTTCATCACTGCAGCCCACCTATTGTTCATCGGGATTTAAAGTCCTCAAATCTTCTTGTTGACAAGAGCTGGAATGTGAAG GTTGGTGATTTCGGTTTGTCGCGTCTCAAGTATGGTCAATTTTTGGAGACAATAACAGGAAAAGGAACG TGGATGGCTCCAGAAGTTCTTCGCAATGAACCATCTGATGAGAA GTCCGATGTTTACAGCTATGGGGTTGTATTATGGGAACTTGCCACGGAGAAGATCCCCTGGGATCATCTTAACTCCATGCAG GTGATTGGAGCAGTAGGGTTTATGAACCAGCGGCTGGAGATCCCAAATGATGTGGATGCACGCTGGGCTTCCCTGATTGAGAGCTGCTTCCAAAG CGAACCCAAAGACCGGCCAACATTTCAAGAGTTGTTGGAAAGGCTAAAAGATCTGCAGCGACAGTACGCCATTCAATTTAAGCAGAACACATCAATGCAGGACATACCACCCTGA
- the LOC108204654 gene encoding uncharacterized protein LOC108204654 isoform X3, translating into MENKTEELIKKIQVLESEHEQLKQEMSKLIISGDHHRRSQSISPQRRRRFAGDSGSLAAFRKGSASFRHSSPLRRESRSTVVAAGAEPENTAAAAAAEFSDSQYLSILESMGQSVHIFDLNFHIFYWNPTAQRLYGYSATEAHGQNVIDLLLDPEDCVSGHNILNHTLSMRETWTGKFPTKTKRGARLEVIATNSPFYDDNGNLIGVICVSNDSRPFEDMSSALLAAQKVDTDSSVVSRPRRIASAKLGLNPQQPLQVAIASKISDLASKVSSKVKSKMKTDDGIMDREGGSGGSHNSDHGFSDTSLFEQKEDAASSGGSTPRGEIHPSSFGVFSHTAHDVYLNGKESRDCGDEYEGKIGIHKIITSKAEAWMSKKNITWPWKVNGQERLEPRSANTVLPQLNAAQESNLAHKMTHNTSARPDNHEFENNRSPHKEAPGSWPSINVYSSGSLSSCGSTSSSTINRVDMEADSLDCEILWEDLTIGEQIGQGSCGTVYHGLWYGSDVAIKVFSKQEYSDDVIFAFREEVALMKRLRHPNILLFMGAVSSPERLCIVTEFLPRGSLFRLLQKGTSQKSASRLDWRRRVHMALDIARGMNYLHHCSPPIVHRDLKSSNLLVDKSWNVKVFIVTSCFF; encoded by the exons ATGGAGAATAAAACAGAGGAGCTGATAAAGAAGATCCAAGTGTTGGAATCAGAGCATGAGCAACTCAAGCAGGAGATGTCTAAGTTAATCATCTCCGGCGATCATCACCGACGGTCTCAGTCTATTTCGCCGCAGAGACGCCGGAGATTCGCCGGAGATTCTGGCTCCTTAGCTGCATTTAGAAAAGGCTCTGCTTCTTTCAGGCATTCTTCGCCTTTGAGGAGAGAGAGTAGGAGTACTGTTGTTGCAGCTGGTGCTGAGCCGGAGAAtacggcggcggcggcggcggcggagTTTAGTGATAGTCAGTATTTGAGTATACTAGAGTCTATGGGACAGTCGGTTCatatatttgatttgaattttcACATTTTTTACTG GAATCCAACAGCACAACGGTTGTATGGATATTCTGCTACTGAAGCTCATGGACAGAATGTTATTGACCTACTACTGGATCCAGAAGACTGTGTTTCAggtcataatatattaaatcatacTTTGAGTATGAGGGAGACTTGGACAGGGAAGTTTCCGACTAAGACAAAGAGAGGTGCAAGACTTGAAGTTATTGCCACTAACTCTCCGTTTTATGATGATAATGGCAATTTGATTGGGGTTATTTGTGTATCAAATGATTCTAGACCATTTGAAGATATGAGTTCAGCTTTGCTTGCTGCACAGAAAGTTGATACTGATTCGAGTGTTGTTAGCCGGCCAAGGAGAATTGCTTCAGCTAAACTTGGGCTAAATCCTCAACAGCCTCTGCAGGTTGCGATTGCCTCGAAGATATCAGATTTG GCTTCCAAGGTGAGCAGCAAGGTCAAGTCGAAGATGAAGACAGACGATGGCATTATGGACCGTGAAGGAGGAAGTGGTGGAAGTCATAATTCTGATCATGGCTTTTCAGATACTTCTTTGTTTGAACAAAAGGAAGATGCTGCTTCAAGTGGTGGTAGTACCCCTAGGGGAGAGATTCACCCATCTTCATTTGGAGTCTTTTCTCACACTGCTCATGATGTATATCTGAATGGCAAAGAATCGAGAGATTGTGGTGATGAGTATGAGGGAAAAATTGGGATCCATAAGATTATTACTTCAAAGGCAGAGGCATGGATGAGCAAGAAAAATATAACATGGCCATGGAAAGTAAATGGACAGGAAAGGTTGGAACCAAGAAGTGCTAACACCGTCCTGCCCCAGTTAAATGCTGCTCAGGAGAGTAATTTAGCTCATAAAATGACCCATAACACATCTGCAAGACCAGATAATCATGAGTTTGAAAACAACAGATCACCACACAAGGAGGCTCCGGGGTCCTGGCCATCAATAAATGTTTACAGCTCAGGCAGTTTAAGTAGCTGCGGTAGCACGAGTAGTAGTACCATTAATAGAGTGGACATGGAGGCTGATTCTCTGGACTGTGAAATCTTGTGGGAAGACTTGACAATTGGAGAACAAATTGGGCAag GTTCTTGTGGAACTGTTTATCATGGCCTGTGGTATGGATCA GATGTTGCCATCAAAGTATTTTCTAAGCAAGAATATTCAGATGATGTCATATTTGCTTTCAGAGAAGAG GTTGCTCTCATGAAAAGGCTTCGACATCCAAACATTTTGCTTTTTATGGGTGCTGTGTCTTCACCTGAGCGGCTCTGCATTGTGACAGAGTTCCTTCCTCG TGGAAGTTTGTTTAGATTGCTACAAAAAGGCACTTCACAGAAAAGTGCTTCACGATTAGACTGGAGACGGCGTGTGCATATGGCCTTGGATATA GCAAGAGGAATGAATTATCTTCATCACTGCAGCCCACCTATTGTTCATCGGGATTTAAAGTCCTCAAATCTTCTTGTTGACAAGAGCTGGAATGTGAAGGTCTTCATCGTCACTTCTTGTTTCTT CTGA
- the LOC108214029 gene encoding uncharacterized protein LOC108214029, with product MALSFSCYASLNPQLQRADKPITQSNKKCLEKVKNLVRANGVCLNTSSPHESLQKGNWVKLICGASFEDVVDIRNLSLVYTLAGVDCIDCAADGAVINAVNEGIEAARAITPVRRPWVMISVNDHEDLHFRKAQFDPNECPLDCSRPCENVCPANAISMNDTVGTLQHGVLTERCYGCGRCFPVCPYDKIMEITYIRDAAATAELLKRGDVDAVEIHTSGRHISFFKELWDGLGDSVDCLKLVAVSLPDIGDSTIPAINMMYSVMEGNMSFFNLWQLDGRPMSGDIGRGATREAIAFAVRIAAAKDKPPGFLQLAGGTNAHTVDGLKKHRLFQTTTTSKDKNVHSSSPSSNALIGGVAYGGYARKIVGRTLNSMQALHGHACIEDHPEHLVMALTDALALVGPIKCYPSS from the exons ATGGCGCTAAGCTTCTCTTGCTATGCTTCTCTCAACCCACAGCTTCAAC GTGCAGATAAGCCAATAACTCAGAGCAACAAGAAATGTCTTGAGAAAGTGAAAAATCTCGTAAGAGCAAATGGGGTTTGTTTAAACACAAGCTCCCCACACGAATCTTTACAAAAGGGCAATTGGGTCAAGCTCATTTGTGGTGCTAGCTTTGAG GATGTTGTTGATATTAGAAATCTGTCTCTAGTTTACACATTAGCTGGAG TTGATTGCATCGATTGTGCGGCTGATGGGGCAGTGATAAATGCGGTAAATGAAGGTATAGAGGCTGCAAGAGCTATCACACCTGTTCGAAGGCCTTGGGTAATGATCAGTGTCAATGATCATGAGGATCTTCATTTCCGCAAAGCAC AATTTGATCCAAATGAGTGTCCACTAGACTGCTCAAGACCATGTGAGAATGTTTGTCCTGCCAATGCTATATCTATGAATGATACAGTTGGCACATTGCAG CATGGAGTACTGACAGAACGGTGCTATGGCTGTGGAAGATGCTTCCCTGTTTGCCCATATGATAAAATAA TGGAAATTACATATATAAGGGATGCTGCTGCAACAGCTGAGCTTCTGAAGAGGGGTGATGTTGATGCTGTGGAGATACATACAAGTGGAAG GCATATATCATTCTTTAAAGAACTTTGGGATGGATTGGGAGATTCTGTTGATTGTCTGAAACTTGTTGCT GTTAGCTTGCCTGACATAGGTGATTCAACCATACCTGCGATAAATATGATGTACTCAGTTATGGAAGGCAATATGTCTTTCTTTAACTTATGGCAG TTGGACGGTCGCCCCATGAGTGGAGATATCGGGCGAGGTGCCACCAGGGAAGCAATAGCTTTTGCAGTACGTATAGCTGCTGCTAAAGACAAGCCTCCAG GTTTCCTTCAACTGGCTGGTGGTACTAATGCTCACACAGTAGATGGGTTGAAGAAACATAGACTCTTTCAGACAACTACCACATCAA AGGACAAGAACGTGCATTCAAGTTCACCGAGCTCTAATGCATTAATTGGAGGGGTAGCGTATGGAGGGTATGCAAGAAAG ATTGTTGGAAGAACTCTGAATTCCATGCAGGCTCTGCACGGACATGCCTGCATTGAAGATCACCCTGAGCATCTTGTGATGGCACTCACCGATGCCCTTGCATTGGTTGGACCGATCAAATGTTATCCAAGTTCTTAA
- the LOC108204654 gene encoding uncharacterized protein LOC108204654 isoform X1 — MENKTEELIKKIQVLESEHEQLKQEMSKLIISGDHHRRSQSISPQRRRRFAGDSGSLAAFRKGSASFRHSSPLRRESRSTVVAAGAEPENTAAAAAAEFSDSQYLSILESMGQSVHIFDLNFHIFYWNPTAQRLYGYSATEAHGQNVIDLLLDPEDCVSGHNILNHTLSMRETWTGKFPTKTKRGARLEVIATNSPFYDDNGNLIGVICVSNDSRPFEDMSSALLAAQKVDTDSSVVSRPRRIASAKLGLNPQQPLQVAIASKISDLASKVSSKVKSKMKTDDGIMDREGGSGGSHNSDHGFSDTSLFEQKEDAASSGGSTPRGEIHPSSFGVFSHTAHDVYLNGKESRDCGDEYEGKIGIHKIITSKAEAWMSKKNITWPWKVNGQERLEPRSANTVLPQLNAAQESNLAHKMTHNTSARPDNHEFENNRSPHKEAPGSWPSINVYSSGSLSSCGSTSSSTINRVDMEADSLDCEILWEDLTIGEQIGQGSCGTVYHGLWYGSDVAIKVFSKQEYSDDVIFAFREEVALMKRLRHPNILLFMGAVSSPERLCIVTEFLPRGSLFRLLQKGTSQKSASRLDWRRRVHMALDIARGMNYLHHCSPPIVHRDLKSSNLLVDKSWNVKVGDFGLSRLKYGQFLETITGKGTPQWMAPEVLRNEPSDEKSDVYSYGVVLWELATEKIPWDHLNSMQVIGAVGFMNQRLEIPNDVDARWASLIESCFQSEPKDRPTFQELLERLKDLQRQYAIQFKQNTSMQDIPP, encoded by the exons ATGGAGAATAAAACAGAGGAGCTGATAAAGAAGATCCAAGTGTTGGAATCAGAGCATGAGCAACTCAAGCAGGAGATGTCTAAGTTAATCATCTCCGGCGATCATCACCGACGGTCTCAGTCTATTTCGCCGCAGAGACGCCGGAGATTCGCCGGAGATTCTGGCTCCTTAGCTGCATTTAGAAAAGGCTCTGCTTCTTTCAGGCATTCTTCGCCTTTGAGGAGAGAGAGTAGGAGTACTGTTGTTGCAGCTGGTGCTGAGCCGGAGAAtacggcggcggcggcggcggcggagTTTAGTGATAGTCAGTATTTGAGTATACTAGAGTCTATGGGACAGTCGGTTCatatatttgatttgaattttcACATTTTTTACTG GAATCCAACAGCACAACGGTTGTATGGATATTCTGCTACTGAAGCTCATGGACAGAATGTTATTGACCTACTACTGGATCCAGAAGACTGTGTTTCAggtcataatatattaaatcatacTTTGAGTATGAGGGAGACTTGGACAGGGAAGTTTCCGACTAAGACAAAGAGAGGTGCAAGACTTGAAGTTATTGCCACTAACTCTCCGTTTTATGATGATAATGGCAATTTGATTGGGGTTATTTGTGTATCAAATGATTCTAGACCATTTGAAGATATGAGTTCAGCTTTGCTTGCTGCACAGAAAGTTGATACTGATTCGAGTGTTGTTAGCCGGCCAAGGAGAATTGCTTCAGCTAAACTTGGGCTAAATCCTCAACAGCCTCTGCAGGTTGCGATTGCCTCGAAGATATCAGATTTG GCTTCCAAGGTGAGCAGCAAGGTCAAGTCGAAGATGAAGACAGACGATGGCATTATGGACCGTGAAGGAGGAAGTGGTGGAAGTCATAATTCTGATCATGGCTTTTCAGATACTTCTTTGTTTGAACAAAAGGAAGATGCTGCTTCAAGTGGTGGTAGTACCCCTAGGGGAGAGATTCACCCATCTTCATTTGGAGTCTTTTCTCACACTGCTCATGATGTATATCTGAATGGCAAAGAATCGAGAGATTGTGGTGATGAGTATGAGGGAAAAATTGGGATCCATAAGATTATTACTTCAAAGGCAGAGGCATGGATGAGCAAGAAAAATATAACATGGCCATGGAAAGTAAATGGACAGGAAAGGTTGGAACCAAGAAGTGCTAACACCGTCCTGCCCCAGTTAAATGCTGCTCAGGAGAGTAATTTAGCTCATAAAATGACCCATAACACATCTGCAAGACCAGATAATCATGAGTTTGAAAACAACAGATCACCACACAAGGAGGCTCCGGGGTCCTGGCCATCAATAAATGTTTACAGCTCAGGCAGTTTAAGTAGCTGCGGTAGCACGAGTAGTAGTACCATTAATAGAGTGGACATGGAGGCTGATTCTCTGGACTGTGAAATCTTGTGGGAAGACTTGACAATTGGAGAACAAATTGGGCAag GTTCTTGTGGAACTGTTTATCATGGCCTGTGGTATGGATCA GATGTTGCCATCAAAGTATTTTCTAAGCAAGAATATTCAGATGATGTCATATTTGCTTTCAGAGAAGAG GTTGCTCTCATGAAAAGGCTTCGACATCCAAACATTTTGCTTTTTATGGGTGCTGTGTCTTCACCTGAGCGGCTCTGCATTGTGACAGAGTTCCTTCCTCG TGGAAGTTTGTTTAGATTGCTACAAAAAGGCACTTCACAGAAAAGTGCTTCACGATTAGACTGGAGACGGCGTGTGCATATGGCCTTGGATATA GCAAGAGGAATGAATTATCTTCATCACTGCAGCCCACCTATTGTTCATCGGGATTTAAAGTCCTCAAATCTTCTTGTTGACAAGAGCTGGAATGTGAAG GTTGGTGATTTCGGTTTGTCGCGTCTCAAGTATGGTCAATTTTTGGAGACAATAACAGGAAAAGGAACG cCTCAATGGATGGCTCCAGAAGTTCTTCGCAATGAACCATCTGATGAGAA GTCCGATGTTTACAGCTATGGGGTTGTATTATGGGAACTTGCCACGGAGAAGATCCCCTGGGATCATCTTAACTCCATGCAG GTGATTGGAGCAGTAGGGTTTATGAACCAGCGGCTGGAGATCCCAAATGATGTGGATGCACGCTGGGCTTCCCTGATTGAGAGCTGCTTCCAAAG CGAACCCAAAGACCGGCCAACATTTCAAGAGTTGTTGGAAAGGCTAAAAGATCTGCAGCGACAGTACGCCATTCAATTTAAGCAGAACACATCAATGCAGGACATACCACCCTGA